One genomic segment of Brachionichthys hirsutus isolate HB-005 chromosome 13, CSIRO-AGI_Bhir_v1, whole genome shotgun sequence includes these proteins:
- the LOC137903214 gene encoding apolipoprotein A-IV-like produces the protein MKALGVLALATFCACNANILWPEPKSNLDVVKDAFWDHVAAARLTAGESLEQIRQSELGQEMNARISQSVDTVNRYIAALQGQVAPLKEDFMSRFSQEAEQLKARLEKDLATVSDNMQPYMDMVSKLQEQVEELRKETAPYAEAMDPEALKAVLLQRSQELKAQLAKSANELQVRMVPSTETMARDVERRFDEFQKMMLPLAQNFETQLIQKAKEIQQSLAPLGEELRAKLDARSQELKAQLAAVEEMFGEL, from the exons ATGAAGGCGCTCGGGGTTCTCGCGTTGGCGACGTTCTGTG CTTGCAATGCAAACATTCTGTGGCCGGAGCCCAAGAGCAACCTGGACGTGGTGAAAGACGCGTTTTGGGACCACGTTGCTGCAGCGAGACTCACGGCCGGAGAGTCCCTGGAGCAGATCAGACAGTCTGAGCTGGGCCAGGAAATGAA CGCCAGGATCTCTCAGAGCGTGGACACGGTGAACCGGTACATCGCGGCCCTGCAAGGTCAGGTGGCTCCTCTGAAAGAGGACTTCATGAGCCGCTTCTCCCAGGAGGCCGAGCAGCTGAAGGCCCGTCTGGAAAAGGACCTGGCCACCGTGAGCGACAACATGCAGCCGTACATGGATATGGTGTCCAAGCTCcaggagcaggtggaggagctgaggaaggAGACGGCGCCGTACGCCGAGGCCATGGACCCGGAGGCCCTGAAGGccgtcctgctgcagaggagccAGGAGCTGAAGGCGCAGCTGGCTAAGAGCGCGAACGAGCTGCAGGTCCGGATGGTTCCCTCCACCGAAACGATGGCGCGGGACGTGGAGCGCCGCTTCGATGAGTTCCAGAAGATGATGTTGCCCCTGGCCCAGAACTTTGAgacccagctgatccagaaagCCAAGGAGATCCAGCAGAGCCTGGCTCCGCTCGGAGAGGAGCTGAGGGCCAAGCTGGACGCCAGGTCCCAGGAGCTGAAGGCCCAGCTGGCCGCTGTGGAGGAAATGTTCGGCGAGCTGTGA